The following proteins come from a genomic window of Frankia casuarinae:
- the pucD gene encoding xanthine dehydrogenase subunit D: MSLGIGRPVRRPDGPDKVTGSFSYVGDLRVPGMVHARTLRSPHARARIRRVDVDAARRLPGVVGMVTAADVPGMATYGLIVADQPVFAATEIRYAGEPVAAVAAVDVRTARRALAAIEVDYEPLAPSTDPDRVWQPDAEPLHPAGNLYREIELRHGDPDALGPVVVEDQYLVGMQDQAFLAPEAALAMPAADGGVDLRVATQWLHSDREQIAACLGLPEELVRLTLAGVGGAFGGREDVTLQIHGALLARATGLPVRIAYDRVESFLGHPHRHPARMWFQHSATADGNLVSVRARLVLDGGAYASSSPAVLANAVTHAAGPYRVPNAHLHGVVVRTNNPPCGAMRGFGVPQVTIGHEAQMDRLADALGMDPVDLRVRNAVRPGDVLPTGQVMGAPLPAREVIEAVASRPLPPAMPANVAVTALPGGRPAAAEPSRVRRGVGYALAYKNLLFSEGMDDSSVARARLELAEDGTVRVRLHSACAEVGQGFVTIAGQIARTELGVEQVVLAPADTAVGSAGSTSASRQTWMSGGAVRGACAAVADRLLARVARTAGLPAEVVEAPRRTLTVNAGEIVGVEAGLRVPLAEALADGPIEAEYTFHHRRTSALDADGQGDPHVAFAAAAHRAVVDVDVDLGLVRVVSMALAQDCGTVLNPLALRGQVEGGTAQGLGLAVMEELVTVDGVVVNPTFHDYLLPTIADVPDLDFVAVTHPQPDAPYGVKGVGEAPTCTATPAIIAAIRVAVGRDLRRVPVRPEDLVTISPMTAPPTTAPPTTPGQGVPAA; this comes from the coding sequence ATGAGTCTGGGGATCGGTCGTCCGGTGCGTCGTCCGGATGGGCCGGACAAGGTGACCGGTAGCTTCTCCTACGTTGGTGATCTGCGTGTTCCGGGGATGGTGCACGCCCGCACCCTGCGATCGCCCCATGCCCGGGCGCGGATCCGGCGCGTCGACGTCGACGCCGCGCGCCGGCTGCCCGGCGTTGTGGGGATGGTGACCGCCGCCGACGTCCCCGGCATGGCCACCTACGGGCTGATCGTCGCCGACCAGCCGGTGTTCGCCGCGACCGAGATTCGGTACGCAGGGGAGCCGGTCGCCGCCGTGGCCGCGGTTGACGTCCGGACCGCGCGCCGGGCGCTCGCCGCGATCGAGGTGGACTACGAGCCGCTGGCACCTTCGACCGACCCCGACCGGGTATGGCAGCCGGATGCCGAGCCGCTGCATCCGGCGGGCAACCTGTACCGCGAGATCGAGCTGCGCCACGGGGATCCCGACGCGCTCGGCCCGGTGGTGGTCGAGGACCAGTACCTCGTCGGGATGCAGGACCAGGCGTTTCTTGCTCCCGAGGCGGCCCTGGCGATGCCGGCCGCCGATGGTGGGGTGGACCTGCGGGTGGCGACCCAGTGGCTGCATTCGGACCGGGAGCAGATCGCGGCCTGCCTCGGTCTCCCGGAGGAGCTCGTCCGTCTCACCCTGGCCGGTGTGGGGGGTGCCTTCGGCGGCCGGGAGGACGTCACCCTTCAGATCCACGGCGCCCTGCTCGCCCGGGCTACGGGGCTTCCGGTGCGGATCGCCTACGACCGGGTTGAGTCCTTCCTGGGCCATCCGCACCGGCATCCGGCCCGGATGTGGTTCCAGCACAGCGCCACCGCCGACGGAAACCTGGTCAGCGTGCGGGCACGGCTGGTGCTGGATGGCGGTGCCTACGCGTCGTCCTCGCCGGCGGTGCTGGCGAACGCGGTCACCCATGCCGCGGGTCCGTACCGGGTCCCGAACGCCCACCTGCACGGAGTCGTCGTGCGGACCAACAACCCCCCGTGCGGCGCCATGCGGGGGTTCGGGGTGCCGCAGGTGACCATCGGTCACGAGGCCCAGATGGACCGGCTGGCCGACGCCCTCGGCATGGATCCGGTGGACCTGCGCGTCCGCAATGCCGTCCGACCGGGGGATGTGCTGCCCACTGGTCAGGTGATGGGCGCACCGCTGCCGGCGCGGGAGGTCATCGAGGCGGTGGCCTCGCGTCCGCTCCCGCCGGCGATGCCGGCGAACGTCGCGGTGACCGCGTTGCCCGGCGGCCGACCGGCCGCGGCCGAACCGAGCCGGGTCCGTCGGGGGGTCGGCTACGCCCTGGCCTACAAGAACCTGCTCTTCTCGGAGGGCATGGACGACTCCTCCGTCGCCCGTGCCCGCCTGGAGCTGGCTGAGGACGGAACGGTACGGGTCCGGCTGCACAGCGCGTGCGCCGAGGTGGGCCAGGGGTTTGTGACGATCGCGGGGCAGATCGCCCGCACCGAGCTCGGCGTCGAACAGGTCGTGTTGGCGCCCGCGGACACCGCGGTCGGCAGTGCCGGATCGACCAGCGCGTCCCGGCAGACCTGGATGAGCGGAGGCGCCGTGCGCGGAGCCTGCGCCGCGGTCGCCGATCGCCTGCTCGCCCGGGTCGCCCGCACCGCGGGGCTGCCCGCGGAGGTCGTCGAGGCACCTCGACGGACGCTGACCGTCAACGCCGGGGAGATCGTCGGGGTGGAGGCCGGGTTGCGGGTTCCGCTCGCCGAGGCGCTGGCCGACGGGCCGATCGAAGCGGAGTACACCTTCCACCACCGGCGTACCTCCGCGCTGGACGCCGACGGACAGGGCGATCCGCACGTGGCCTTCGCCGCCGCGGCGCACCGCGCGGTTGTCGATGTCGATGTCGACCTCGGTCTCGTGCGGGTCGTGTCGATGGCGCTGGCCCAGGACTGCGGTACGGTGCTCAACCCCCTGGCGCTGCGTGGTCAGGTCGAGGGGGGAACTGCCCAGGGGCTGGGCCTCGCCGTCATGGAGGAGCTGGTCACGGTGGACGGGGTGGTGGTCAATCCCACGTTTCACGACTATCTGCTGCCGACCATCGCCGACGTCCCGGACCTCGATTTCGTCGCCGTCACCCATCCGCAGCCGGATGCGCCCTACGGGGTGAAGGGCGTGGGGGAGGCGCCTACCTGTACCGCGACCCCGGCGATCATCGCGGCGATCCGGGTCGCCGTCGGACGGGATCTGCGGCGCGTTCCGGTACGACCCGAGGACCTCGTCACCATCTCTCCGATGACCGCGCCTCCGACGACCGCGCCTCCGACGACGCCGGGACAAGGTGTTCCGGCGGCATGA
- the allB gene encoding allantoinase AllB has product MNEPTADVLPERPQALRSRRVVLPGGERPAAVHVADGRIAAITAADEIPPGTLVTDLGELALLPGVVDSHVHINEPGRTEWEGFATATRAAAAGGVTTIIDMPLNSVPPTTSLAALAAKRAVAAGQVAVDVGFWGGIIGADARNLDDLAALHGAGVFGFKAFLAPSGVEEFPHVSMDVLGAAARRTARMGALTVVHAEAPSVLALAPPTVGRAFASWLASRPPAAETEAVAALAALSAASGARLHVLHLAAADALDDVLAARDAGLPMTVETCPHYLTFTAEEVPDGATVFKCAPPIRDSRNLDRLWDGVAQGLFAGIVTDHSPSTPALKQIDAGDFAAAWGGIASVQIGLPAVWTQARARGHTLTDVVGWMCAGPADLVGLAGKGRIAIGADADLVIFDADASFLVEPSMLRHRHPLTPYAGRVLNGVVLATYLRGRRADGDRPPRGRLLER; this is encoded by the coding sequence ATGAACGAGCCCACCGCGGACGTTCTGCCGGAGCGGCCACAGGCGCTACGGTCACGGCGAGTCGTGCTGCCCGGGGGCGAGCGTCCGGCAGCCGTGCACGTCGCGGACGGCCGGATCGCCGCGATCACCGCCGCGGACGAGATCCCTCCCGGGACCCTGGTCACGGACCTCGGCGAGCTGGCTCTGCTTCCCGGCGTGGTCGACTCCCACGTGCACATCAACGAACCGGGGCGGACCGAGTGGGAGGGGTTCGCGACCGCGACCCGGGCCGCCGCGGCCGGTGGTGTCACCACGATCATCGACATGCCGCTGAATTCCGTTCCGCCGACGACCTCGCTCGCCGCCCTGGCCGCCAAACGTGCGGTGGCGGCCGGCCAGGTCGCCGTCGACGTCGGCTTCTGGGGCGGCATCATCGGCGCCGACGCCCGCAACCTCGATGATCTGGCCGCCCTGCACGGCGCCGGGGTCTTCGGATTCAAGGCCTTCCTGGCCCCGTCGGGGGTCGAGGAGTTCCCGCACGTCTCGATGGACGTCCTCGGGGCCGCCGCCCGGCGCACCGCCCGGATGGGGGCCCTCACCGTCGTGCACGCCGAGGCGCCCTCCGTTCTCGCCCTGGCACCTCCCACCGTGGGGCGGGCCTTCGCCAGCTGGTTGGCGTCGCGCCCGCCGGCCGCGGAGACCGAGGCCGTGGCCGCGCTGGCGGCGCTGTCCGCCGCCAGCGGTGCCCGCCTGCACGTGCTGCATCTGGCGGCGGCCGATGCCCTCGACGACGTGCTCGCGGCGCGGGACGCGGGGTTGCCGATGACGGTGGAGACGTGCCCGCACTACCTGACCTTCACGGCCGAGGAGGTCCCCGACGGAGCTACCGTCTTCAAGTGCGCACCTCCCATCCGGGACAGCAGGAATCTGGACCGGTTGTGGGACGGGGTGGCCCAGGGCCTGTTCGCCGGGATCGTCACTGATCATTCGCCGTCCACTCCCGCGTTGAAGCAGATCGACGCCGGTGATTTCGCGGCGGCGTGGGGTGGCATCGCGTCTGTCCAGATCGGGCTACCCGCGGTCTGGACTCAGGCCCGGGCGCGGGGGCACACCCTCACCGACGTCGTCGGTTGGATGTGTGCCGGACCGGCCGACCTGGTAGGACTGGCCGGCAAGGGGCGCATCGCGATCGGCGCTGACGCCGATCTGGTGATCTTCGACGCGGATGCGTCGTTCCTGGTGGAGCCCTCGATGCTGCGCCACCGCCACCCGCTCACCCCCTATGCCGGACGCGTGTTGAACGGGGTGGTGCTGGCGACCTATCTGCGGGGGCGGCGAGCGGACGGGGATCGTCCTCCGCGGGGGCGGCTATTAGAGAGGTAG
- a CDS encoding allantoicase encodes MSDAPDLTNLVDLAAARFGGTVVAVNDEFFAFAERMLLPEPPIVRPGVFTERGQWTDGWETRRRRDLPGSDWAIIRLGSPGIAHAVTVDTTHFTGNAPGAVEVHGATLPGYPSAAEVAEESVAWVPLVPRTPIVPDAANVLPVADQGRTRITHLRLTIHPDGGVARLRVHGTVVPDPRMFDRVTSDLAAAYLGGVVVAASDMHYGDRHNLNASGEARAMGEGWETRRRRGDGHDWAVVRLATQGTIVRAEVDTRHFRGNAPRAVALWAADNPDLLDPDDVTAITEWYPMLPRTRVQPNTRHLFDLEVPIQATHVRVDAIPDGGLARLRLTGAPTPVGREALAMRWFDALSPDAAREELLACCESEDWAAAVAARRPFGTLAALLPAAEQEWWNLPASAWLEAFTAHPRIGERPAHTPAPPTTARATVVSLDAPRREQAAMDQATAEVRAAFEQGNAAYEERFGYIFLVRAAGRDAEEMLALLRARLDNDPADELRIAAGQQAEITALRIRRLITGA; translated from the coding sequence ATGAGCGACGCGCCCGACCTGACGAATCTTGTCGATCTCGCGGCGGCCCGCTTCGGCGGTACGGTCGTGGCCGTCAACGACGAGTTCTTCGCGTTCGCCGAACGGATGCTGCTGCCCGAACCGCCGATCGTGCGGCCGGGCGTGTTCACCGAACGGGGCCAGTGGACCGACGGTTGGGAGACCCGTCGGCGGCGGGATCTTCCCGGATCCGACTGGGCCATCATCCGGCTGGGCTCACCCGGCATCGCCCACGCGGTGACCGTGGACACCACCCACTTCACCGGCAACGCTCCCGGGGCCGTCGAGGTGCACGGCGCCACCCTGCCCGGGTATCCCTCCGCGGCGGAGGTCGCCGAGGAGTCCGTGGCCTGGGTCCCGCTGGTGCCGCGGACGCCGATCGTGCCGGACGCGGCCAACGTGTTGCCGGTGGCTGACCAGGGCCGGACCCGCATCACCCATCTGCGCCTGACCATCCACCCGGATGGCGGAGTCGCCCGGCTGCGCGTGCATGGCACGGTGGTGCCGGACCCCCGGATGTTCGACCGGGTGACCTCCGATCTCGCCGCCGCCTACCTGGGCGGTGTCGTGGTGGCCGCCAGCGACATGCACTACGGTGACCGCCATAACCTGAACGCCTCGGGTGAGGCCCGGGCGATGGGAGAGGGCTGGGAGACCCGCCGGCGCCGTGGGGACGGCCACGACTGGGCGGTGGTCCGGCTCGCGACGCAGGGCACGATCGTGCGGGCCGAGGTTGACACCCGGCACTTCCGCGGCAACGCGCCCCGGGCGGTGGCCCTCTGGGCGGCGGACAACCCCGACCTTCTCGACCCCGACGACGTCACCGCGATCACCGAGTGGTACCCGATGCTGCCGCGGACCCGGGTGCAGCCGAACACCCGTCACCTTTTCGATCTCGAGGTCCCGATCCAGGCCACCCACGTGCGGGTCGACGCGATACCCGACGGCGGGCTGGCGAGGCTGCGGCTCACCGGCGCTCCGACGCCCGTCGGGCGGGAGGCGCTCGCGATGCGCTGGTTCGACGCGTTGTCCCCGGACGCGGCTCGCGAGGAGCTGCTGGCCTGCTGCGAGTCCGAGGACTGGGCTGCGGCCGTGGCGGCCCGTCGGCCCTTCGGGACCCTCGCGGCCCTGCTGCCGGCAGCCGAGCAGGAATGGTGGAACCTGCCCGCATCGGCCTGGCTGGAGGCGTTCACCGCGCATCCCCGGATCGGGGAGCGCCCGGCCCACACGCCCGCCCCGCCCACCACGGCGAGGGCGACCGTGGTGTCCCTCGACGCCCCCCGACGGGAGCAGGCGGCGATGGACCAGGCGACGGCGGAAGTCAGGGCGGCCTTCGAGCAGGGAAACGCGGCCTACGAGGAGCGCTTCGGCTACATCTTCCTGGTCCGGGCGGCGGGCCGCGACGCGGAGGAGATGCTCGCTCTGCTGCGGGCACGGCTGGACAACGATCCCGCGGACGAGCTGCGCATCGCGGCCGGTCAGCAGGCTGAGATCACGGCCCTGCGCATCAGGCGCCTGATCACCGGCGCCTGA
- the uraH gene encoding hydroxyisourate hydrolase: MSLSTHVLDTATGRPAAGLPLRLERAVRTLDGTTTGWIAVTEAVTDDDGRVADLPATIPGPWRLVFDTASRSAFFPEVTIAFVIEDPAGHHHVPLLLAPFGYSTYRGS; the protein is encoded by the coding sequence GTGAGTCTGTCCACCCATGTCCTGGACACGGCCACGGGGCGGCCAGCCGCCGGGCTGCCGCTCCGGTTGGAACGGGCGGTGCGTACCCTTGACGGCACGACCACGGGCTGGATCGCGGTCACCGAGGCCGTCACCGACGACGACGGCCGGGTGGCGGATCTGCCGGCGACCATCCCAGGCCCCTGGCGGCTCGTCTTCGACACCGCGAGCCGCTCGGCGTTCTTTCCCGAGGTGACCATCGCGTTCGTGATCGAGGACCCGGCGGGTCATCATCACGTCCCGCTGCTGCTCGCTCCGTTCGGTTATTCGACCTATCGGGGGAGCTGA
- a CDS encoding DUF6986 family protein, with protein sequence MPTLPTDVVARLTAALAPIDTAVIARHPGDPGTRQPVHTCYLPADRMRPDIVLAWGEAARELLAARGTDPARLAAATGGDPDPVIAEPVHAHVLHALTVEPVQDLRIDLEDGYGVRMDDTEDADAVAAAVALRAAAAADALPASYGLRMKSLDPALRDRGLRSLDLFLTALAGDDGPPAGLVLTLPKVSAAAQVAVFADLLAELEQRLDIAPVPFEVQVETPAAVLALPALVETGLALGPGRLVGLHVGTYDYSAALGITAAHQASDHPAVEYATTLMQLVTAGTGIRVADGSSNLLPIESPTDATEGTATTEGTATTEGTATTEGTATVEDTAGRGVHRAWRRHAELVRRAWYRGIYQGWDLHPGQLVSRHAAVAGCLLAGLDEALGRLSSYATAYATTYATARHPGAVADEPATGRALAGHVLRALDAGLLDDASLTAAGLDRVTVNRFGGRPVAAG encoded by the coding sequence ATGCCGACGTTGCCGACCGATGTCGTCGCCCGTCTGACCGCCGCGCTCGCACCGATCGATACGGCGGTCATCGCTCGTCATCCCGGTGATCCGGGAACCCGCCAGCCGGTGCACACCTGCTACCTGCCCGCCGACCGGATGCGCCCGGACATCGTGCTGGCCTGGGGGGAGGCAGCCCGGGAGCTCCTGGCCGCCCGCGGCACCGACCCGGCCAGGCTCGCCGCCGCCACCGGGGGCGACCCGGACCCGGTCATCGCCGAGCCGGTCCACGCACACGTGCTGCACGCGCTGACCGTTGAACCGGTGCAGGATCTGCGGATCGACCTGGAGGACGGCTACGGCGTCCGGATGGACGACACCGAGGACGCCGACGCCGTCGCGGCGGCCGTCGCCCTGCGCGCCGCCGCGGCGGCGGACGCCCTGCCCGCGTCCTACGGCCTGCGGATGAAGTCGCTGGACCCGGCCCTCCGGGACCGGGGACTGCGCAGCCTGGACCTCTTCCTCACGGCGCTGGCCGGCGACGACGGCCCACCCGCCGGGTTGGTGCTGACCCTGCCCAAGGTGAGCGCCGCCGCGCAGGTCGCGGTCTTCGCCGATCTGCTCGCCGAACTAGAGCAACGCCTCGACATCGCCCCGGTGCCCTTCGAGGTGCAGGTGGAGACCCCGGCCGCGGTTCTCGCCCTGCCGGCGCTGGTCGAGACCGGTCTTGCACTGGGCCCTGGACGCCTCGTCGGGCTGCACGTCGGCACCTACGACTACTCGGCGGCTCTCGGCATCACCGCCGCGCACCAGGCCAGCGACCATCCGGCGGTGGAGTACGCCACCACGCTGATGCAGCTCGTCACCGCCGGCACCGGAATCCGGGTCGCGGACGGGTCCTCGAACCTGCTGCCGATCGAGAGCCCGACGGACGCGACGGAGGGCACCGCAACTACGGAGGGCACCGCAACTACGGAGGGCACCGCAACTACGGAGGGCACCGCAACTGTCGAGGACACGGCGGGCCGAGGTGTCCACCGGGCCTGGCGGCGGCACGCCGAACTGGTGCGCCGCGCCTGGTACCGGGGCATCTACCAGGGCTGGGATCTGCATCCGGGTCAGTTGGTGAGCCGGCACGCGGCGGTGGCCGGCTGCCTGCTGGCCGGGCTCGACGAGGCGCTGGGCCGGCTTTCCTCCTATGCCACCGCGTACGCCACCACGTACGCCACCGCCCGGCATCCGGGAGCGGTCGCCGACGAGCCGGCCACCGGCCGCGCGCTCGCCGGGCACGTCCTGCGGGCGCTCGACGCCGGCCTGCTGGACGACGCGAGCCTGACCGCGGCTGGTCTCGACCGGGTGACGGTCAACCGCTTCGGCGGCAGACCGGTCGCCGCGGGTTGA
- a CDS encoding 8-oxoguanine deaminase, translated as MPAMPTSATPAVSRPVAVPVPADLVVVGAELVATVDADRREIRGGWIAVTNGLVSALGGPDEPPPPAVRTLRADGCLITPGLVNTHHHMYQNLTRAFAPALNGTLFTWLSTLYPLWSRLDEEAVHVSAYVGLTELALGGCTTTTDHLYVHPRGGGDLVSAEIAAATALGMRFHPSRGSMSLSVKDGGLPPDSVVQDDDEILAESARLVARHHDPSPGAMVRIALAPCSPFSVSPELMRATAELAESLDVRLHTHLAEDPEEDEYCLARFGRRPIDQFAEVGWGGDRAWVAHCIRPNPAEVARLGAWGTGVAHCPSSNMILGGGLAPVAELRAAGVPVGLGCDGSASADSASLWLEARTAMLLGRLRHGAAAMSARDALEIASRGGAGCLGRAGKIGELSVGAVGDLVAWPLDGVGFAGALSDPVEAWLRCGPVAARHTVVAGRAVVLDGHPVHPDLSAMLARHRELAAGMQAAFDDAGIADAGTAPGAGRAAGTTGARAAGAR; from the coding sequence ATGCCCGCCATGCCCACGTCCGCCACGCCCGCCGTCTCCCGTCCCGTCGCCGTTCCCGTTCCCGCCGACCTGGTCGTCGTCGGCGCCGAACTGGTCGCGACGGTGGACGCCGACCGCCGGGAGATCCGCGGCGGGTGGATCGCAGTGACGAACGGCCTGGTCAGCGCCCTCGGCGGTCCCGACGAGCCACCGCCTCCCGCCGTGCGCACGTTGCGGGCGGACGGCTGCCTGATCACTCCCGGCCTGGTGAACACGCATCACCACATGTACCAGAACCTCACCCGCGCGTTCGCTCCGGCCCTGAACGGCACGCTGTTCACCTGGCTGTCGACCCTGTACCCGCTGTGGTCCCGGCTGGACGAGGAGGCCGTGCACGTCTCCGCCTACGTCGGGCTCACCGAGCTCGCCCTCGGCGGTTGCACGACGACCACGGACCACCTGTATGTGCATCCGCGCGGGGGCGGAGACCTCGTCTCCGCCGAGATCGCCGCGGCGACGGCGCTGGGCATGCGCTTCCATCCCAGCCGCGGATCGATGTCGCTGTCGGTGAAGGACGGCGGACTGCCGCCCGACTCGGTGGTGCAGGACGACGACGAGATCCTCGCCGAGTCGGCCCGGCTGGTGGCCCGCCATCACGACCCCTCGCCGGGCGCCATGGTGCGGATCGCCCTGGCGCCCTGCTCACCGTTCTCGGTCAGCCCGGAGCTGATGCGGGCCACGGCGGAGCTCGCCGAGTCGCTCGACGTGCGGCTGCACACGCATCTCGCCGAGGACCCCGAGGAGGACGAGTACTGCCTCGCGCGGTTCGGCCGGCGTCCCATCGACCAGTTCGCCGAGGTCGGCTGGGGCGGCGACCGGGCCTGGGTGGCGCACTGCATCCGCCCGAACCCCGCCGAGGTGGCCCGGCTGGGCGCCTGGGGCACCGGGGTCGCGCACTGCCCGAGCAGCAACATGATCCTCGGCGGTGGGCTCGCCCCGGTCGCGGAGCTGCGTGCGGCGGGGGTACCGGTGGGACTGGGCTGTGACGGCTCGGCGTCGGCGGACTCGGCGTCGCTGTGGCTGGAGGCCCGCACGGCGATGCTGCTCGGGCGGCTGCGGCACGGCGCCGCGGCGATGTCGGCCCGGGACGCGCTGGAGATCGCCAGTCGGGGCGGGGCCGGCTGCCTCGGCCGGGCCGGGAAGATCGGCGAGCTGTCCGTCGGGGCGGTGGGCGATCTGGTGGCATGGCCCCTCGACGGGGTCGGCTTCGCCGGGGCGCTGTCCGATCCCGTCGAGGCGTGGCTGCGCTGCGGCCCGGTCGCGGCCCGCCACACGGTGGTCGCGGGTCGCGCGGTCGTCCTGGACGGCCATCCGGTGCATCCCGACCTGTCGGCGATGCTCGCCCGCCACCGCGAGCTCGCCGCCGGCATGCAGGCAGCCTTTGACGATGCCGGCATCGCTGATGCCGGAACCGCTCCCGGCGCCGGGCGGGCCGCGGGTACGACGGGAGCCAGGGCGGCCGGGGCCCGGTGA
- a CDS encoding TrmH family RNA methyltransferase: MIDDSGDPRVDDYISLTDVALRRRREPADGLFIAEGERVITRALRAGYRPRSVLVSPARLAAVPADLGVDVPVYVAGPDVLAAITGFEVHRGALAAMGRQPPRAAADLLVDARRVLVCEDIVSHTNLGAIFRSAAGLGMDAVLLSPRCADPLYRRSVRVSMGEVFAVPYARLEPWPEALGLLRDAGFTLLALTPAADAEDLGSFAAGLTPRAAPALAPAPAPAPAPAPVPAAARVALLLGTEGAGLSAAAQAAATARVRIPMAHGVDSLNVAATAAIACYLLGRR, encoded by the coding sequence ATGATCGACGATTCGGGTGATCCCCGGGTCGACGACTACATCTCGTTGACCGACGTCGCGCTGCGCCGTCGGCGGGAGCCGGCCGACGGGCTGTTCATCGCCGAGGGTGAACGAGTGATAACCAGGGCGCTGCGGGCCGGCTACCGGCCGCGCTCGGTCCTGGTCTCGCCGGCGCGCCTGGCGGCCGTGCCCGCGGACCTCGGCGTTGACGTCCCGGTGTACGTCGCGGGACCCGACGTGCTCGCGGCGATCACCGGCTTCGAGGTGCATCGGGGGGCGCTTGCGGCGATGGGCCGCCAGCCGCCCCGCGCCGCCGCCGACCTCCTGGTCGATGCCCGGCGGGTACTGGTGTGTGAGGACATCGTGAGCCACACCAACCTGGGGGCGATTTTCCGTTCGGCCGCGGGACTCGGGATGGACGCGGTGCTCCTGAGCCCGCGCTGCGCCGATCCGCTCTACCGGCGTTCCGTGCGGGTGTCGATGGGGGAGGTGTTCGCCGTCCCCTACGCCCGGCTCGAACCCTGGCCGGAGGCCCTTGGTCTGCTGCGGGATGCCGGGTTCACGCTGCTGGCGCTGACTCCGGCGGCGGACGCCGAGGATCTTGGCTCCTTCGCGGCCGGACTCACCCCCCGCGCCGCGCCCGCGCTTGCACCTGCGCCCGCACCTGCGCCCGCACCTGCGCCGGTGCCGGCGGCGGCCCGGGTCGCGCTGCTGCTGGGCACGGAGGGCGCCGGGCTGTCGGCGGCGGCACAGGCCGCGGCGACGGCCCGGGTCCGGATTCCGATGGCGCACGGGGTCGACTCGCTGAACGTCGCGGCGACCGCCGCCATCGCCTGCTACCTGCTGGGCCGCCGTTGA
- a CDS encoding DUF2752 domain-containing protein, with protein MALRTPGTPGTPGTPGTPGTPGTPGTPGTIIGAGRVWSPRARLAGFAVLGVAAVGVCGRVYLVDPAQPGHYPMCPFRWATSLDCPGCGTLRGLHQLLHGHLAAAADYNVYFVIAAPMLVFGWIVAVARAAGWRHPLPRVPARLLPAVPILIIAFWVLRNLPLPGCRWLAS; from the coding sequence ATGGCTCTGCGCACCCCGGGCACCCCGGGCACCCCGGGCACCCCGGGCACCCCGGGCACCCCGGGCACCCCGGGCACCCCGGGGACGATTATCGGCGCGGGCCGGGTCTGGTCACCGCGGGCCCGGTTGGCGGGTTTCGCCGTGCTCGGTGTAGCCGCCGTCGGCGTCTGCGGCCGGGTGTACCTCGTCGACCCCGCCCAGCCGGGCCACTACCCTATGTGCCCGTTCCGGTGGGCCACGTCCCTGGACTGCCCTGGTTGCGGCACCCTCCGCGGCCTGCACCAGCTCCTGCACGGACACCTCGCGGCCGCGGCCGACTACAACGTCTACTTCGTCATCGCCGCCCCGATGCTGGTGTTCGGCTGGATCGTGGCGGTGGCGCGGGCGGCCGGCTGGCGCCACCCGTTGCCCCGGGTACCGGCCCGCCTGCTTCCCGCCGTTCCGATACTGATCATCGCCTTCTGGGTGCTGCGGAACCTGCCGTTGCCCGGCTGCCGCTGGCTCGCATCCTGA
- the speB gene encoding agmatinase — MTARNGDREPGPDAPGYAGLATFCGLPWLPGTEALAARRPDVAVVGAPFDISTTHRPGARFGPRAMRANAYNPGTYHLDLGIEIFDWLDVVDAGDAHCPHGLTEASHRNIRAKVARIAGLGTIPLVIGGDHSITWPAATGVADAVGWGELGLLHFDAHADTADVIDGNLASHGTPMRRLIESGAVRGRNFVQVGLRGYWPPPDVFAWMREQEMTWHLMHEIWERGSRDVVVDAIAQATDGCRAMYLSVDIDVLDPGFAPGTGTPEPGGMTPADLLRAVRQIALDTPLVAADIVEVSPPYDHAETTVNSAHRVAMEVFAGLAYRRREAAGGVPDLPGSAPA; from the coding sequence ATGACGGCACGAAACGGCGATCGTGAGCCGGGTCCGGACGCGCCCGGCTACGCGGGGCTCGCGACCTTCTGCGGACTGCCCTGGCTGCCCGGGACGGAGGCGCTGGCGGCCCGCCGGCCCGACGTTGCCGTCGTCGGTGCTCCGTTCGACATCTCGACGACCCACCGTCCCGGCGCCCGGTTCGGCCCTCGGGCGATGCGGGCCAACGCCTACAACCCCGGCACCTACCATCTCGACCTCGGTATCGAGATCTTCGACTGGCTCGACGTCGTTGACGCTGGCGACGCGCACTGTCCGCATGGGCTCACCGAGGCGTCCCATCGCAACATCCGGGCCAAGGTCGCGCGGATCGCCGGGCTCGGCACGATCCCGCTCGTCATCGGTGGCGACCATTCGATCACCTGGCCGGCCGCAACCGGCGTGGCCGACGCCGTGGGCTGGGGTGAACTCGGTCTGCTGCACTTCGACGCGCATGCCGACACCGCGGACGTCATCGACGGCAACCTCGCCTCGCACGGCACTCCGATGCGACGGCTCATCGAGTCCGGTGCCGTGCGTGGACGCAACTTTGTCCAGGTGGGGCTGCGCGGCTACTGGCCGCCGCCGGACGTTTTCGCCTGGATGCGCGAGCAGGAGATGACCTGGCATCTCATGCACGAGATCTGGGAGCGGGGCAGCCGTGACGTCGTCGTGGACGCGATCGCGCAGGCCACGGACGGGTGCCGGGCCATGTACCTGTCGGTCGACATCGACGTCCTGGATCCGGGGTTCGCGCCGGGCACCGGCACCCCGGAACCCGGGGGGATGACCCCGGCCGACCTGCTGCGGGCGGTCCGTCAGATCGCGCTCGACACGCCGCTTGTGGCCGCCGACATCGTCGAAGTCTCCCCGCCGTACGACCACGCGGAAACGACGGTCAACAGCGCCCATCGCGTCGCCATGGAGGTCTTCGCGGGACTTGCCTACCGCAGGCGGGAAGCCGCCGGTGGCGTTCCGGACCTGCCCGGGTCGGCCCCGGCCTGA